From one Butyricimonas faecihominis genomic stretch:
- a CDS encoding 1-deoxy-D-xylulose-5-phosphate reductoisomerase, translating to MKNIAILGSTGSIGTQTLQVIDANPERFNVEVLTANNQVELLARQARKFKPNMVVIGNESKYSELTELLKDEDIKVYAGSEAIAQVVQTSTIDVVVTAMVGYSGLLPTINAIKAGKTIALANKETLVVAGDLINRLVEEYKVGILPVDSEHSAIFQCLVGEHNNPVEKILLTASGGPFRGRDYEYLKSVTAAQALKHPNWSMGAKVTIDSASMMNKGFEAIEAKWLFGVKPSQIEVLVHPQSVVHSMVQFQDGNIKAQLGVPDMRLPIQYALTYPERVHSEIPRLDFGIYSDLTFEKPDITTFRNLGLAYEAMNRGGNAPCVLNAANEIMVAAFLKDEISFTAMSDVIERTMEKVSYIVQPTLEDYIVSDQEGRRIAKEEFLNLKSKI from the coding sequence ATGAAAAATATAGCAATATTGGGATCTACCGGGTCAATTGGAACGCAGACATTGCAGGTGATTGACGCTAATCCGGAACGGTTTAATGTAGAGGTTCTCACGGCAAATAATCAGGTGGAATTACTGGCACGACAAGCCAGAAAGTTCAAGCCTAACATGGTTGTGATCGGAAATGAATCAAAATATTCCGAGTTAACCGAGTTATTGAAGGACGAGGATATAAAGGTATATGCCGGGAGCGAAGCTATTGCTCAAGTCGTGCAAACATCCACGATTGATGTGGTCGTTACTGCCATGGTTGGGTATAGCGGGTTGTTACCCACGATCAACGCGATCAAGGCGGGTAAGACGATCGCTCTGGCCAATAAGGAAACCTTAGTTGTTGCCGGAGATTTAATTAACCGGTTGGTTGAGGAATACAAGGTGGGAATATTACCCGTGGATTCCGAACACTCGGCTATATTCCAGTGTTTGGTGGGCGAACACAACAACCCGGTGGAGAAGATATTATTAACGGCATCCGGGGGACCTTTCCGGGGACGGGATTATGAATATTTGAAGTCCGTAACGGCAGCACAGGCATTAAAACATCCGAACTGGAGCATGGGGGCAAAGGTTACCATTGATTCTGCGTCCATGATGAACAAAGGTTTCGAGGCGATCGAGGCAAAGTGGTTGTTTGGGGTAAAACCTTCACAAATAGAGGTGTTAGTACACCCGCAATCCGTTGTTCACTCGATGGTTCAGTTTCAGGATGGAAATATAAAAGCACAGTTGGGAGTTCCGGATATGCGTTTGCCGATTCAGTATGCACTGACTTACCCGGAGCGGGTACATTCGGAGATACCGCGTTTGGATTTTGGTATTTATTCCGATCTCACGTTTGAAAAACCGGATATAACGACCTTCCGAAATCTGGGATTGGCTTACGAGGCCATGAATCGTGGAGGGAATGCCCCCTGCGTGTTAAATGCGGCCAATGAAATTATGGTGGCTGCCTTCCTGAAGGATGAAATTTCTTTCACGGCCATGTCTGACGTGATTGAACGAACGATGGAAAAAGTGAGTTATATTGTCCAACCTACCTTGGAAGATTATATCGTTTCTGACCAAGAGGGCCGACGAATAGCAAAAGAGGAATTTCTCAATCTAAAATCTAAAATTTAA
- the rseP gene encoding RIP metalloprotease RseP: MDVLVKILQFLLSLSILVMLHELGHFVAAKIFKVRVEKFFIFFNPWFSLFRFKRGETEYGMGWLPLGGYVKIAGMIDESMDLEQMKEPAKPYEFRSKPAWQRLIIMIGGVLVNFILAFFIYIMILYAWGEQYLPTENAKYGVVCDSLLLNAGLRNGDMILSLDNKKVENFFEIPGYILMENPKTIQVMRDGQVMNINLPPTLIGEMLSYSSKGFKRIALLTPRYKYDGSIQGFADESPARNAGMLEEDRVLELDGHSFTFYDEYLDLIRSHQDSVLNAKVLRGSDTLSIPIALGSGKVIGVYPKVINDFEYAVKEYSFFGAIPAGINMGFDWIKSYLKQFKLFKNPEAFRSVGGFISIGNIFPSVWDWRAFWELTAMLSIILGVMNLLPIPALDGGHVMFLLYEVITRRKPNEKFMENAQIVGMFFLLFLLLFANINDILKLFV; this comes from the coding sequence ATGGATGTATTAGTAAAGATATTACAGTTTTTGTTGAGCCTTTCGATTCTGGTTATGTTGCATGAGTTGGGGCATTTCGTGGCGGCAAAAATATTTAAGGTACGAGTGGAGAAGTTTTTTATTTTTTTCAACCCGTGGTTTTCCCTGTTTCGTTTTAAAAGGGGAGAAACTGAATACGGGATGGGATGGTTGCCTCTTGGCGGATACGTGAAGATTGCAGGAATGATTGACGAGTCCATGGATCTGGAGCAAATGAAAGAACCGGCAAAACCTTACGAGTTCCGCTCCAAACCGGCTTGGCAAAGATTGATCATCATGATCGGTGGGGTACTTGTTAATTTTATCTTGGCGTTCTTCATTTACATCATGATTCTTTACGCGTGGGGAGAGCAGTACTTGCCTACCGAGAATGCGAAATATGGAGTTGTATGCGACTCTTTATTGCTTAATGCCGGGTTGCGAAATGGGGATATGATCTTATCCTTGGATAATAAAAAAGTAGAGAATTTCTTCGAAATTCCGGGGTATATCTTAATGGAGAATCCGAAGACGATACAGGTTATGCGGGATGGTCAGGTGATGAATATAAATCTCCCTCCTACATTGATAGGGGAGATGTTGTCCTATTCCTCGAAAGGGTTTAAGCGGATAGCTTTACTGACACCCCGTTATAAATATGATGGTTCGATACAAGGGTTTGCTGATGAATCACCTGCTCGGAATGCCGGAATGTTGGAAGAAGACCGGGTGTTGGAATTAGACGGACATTCATTTACTTTCTATGACGAGTACCTTGATTTGATCCGTTCTCACCAAGATAGTGTATTGAATGCTAAAGTTTTGCGGGGAAGTGATACTCTTTCTATCCCTATTGCTCTCGGAAGTGGTAAAGTGATCGGGGTGTATCCGAAAGTGATAAACGATTTCGAGTACGCCGTGAAAGAATATTCCTTTTTTGGGGCTATTCCCGCGGGAATTAACATGGGGTTTGACTGGATCAAGTCCTATCTGAAACAATTCAAATTATTTAAAAACCCGGAAGCTTTCAGGTCCGTGGGAGGATTTATTTCTATCGGGAACATATTCCCCAGCGTGTGGGATTGGCGGGCTTTCTGGGAATTAACGGCCATGTTGTCCATTATCTTGGGAGTAATGAACCTCTTGCCTATCCCGGCATTGGATGGAGGTCACGTGATGTTCCTGCTCTACGAGGTGATAACACGTCGCAAGCCGAATGAGAAATTTATGGAGAACGCCCAGATCGTGGGAATGTTCTTCCTGTTGTTCCTGCTGTTGTTTGCGAACATTAATGATATATTGAAATTATTTGTTTAG
- a CDS encoding carboxymuconolactone decarboxylase family protein: protein MSEMVEQFRAYRAKMNEKILAADNKVIKRIYNLDTNTYMDGALSSKVKEMLGLATSMVLRCDDCIKYHLEKCHQYGVTTEELFEIFSVANLVGGTIVIPHTRRALEYWEELQGM from the coding sequence ATGAGTGAAATGGTTGAACAGTTCCGGGCATACCGGGCTAAAATGAACGAGAAAATACTGGCTGCCGATAATAAAGTGATCAAACGGATCTATAATCTGGATACCAATACATATATGGACGGTGCTTTATCCTCAAAAGTAAAAGAAATGCTGGGGTTAGCGACATCTATGGTATTGCGTTGCGATGATTGTATCAAATATCATTTGGAAAAATGTCACCAGTACGGGGTAACCACGGAAGAGTTGTTCGAAATATTCTCTGTTGCCAATCTGGTGGGAGGAACCATCGTGATCCCTCATACCCGGCGGGCTTTGGAATATTGGGAAGAGTTGCAGGGAATGTAA
- a CDS encoding ATP-binding protein, giving the protein MRFKRIFQIGVWAFCLLVAFSVHGSVRDKGYILVINSYTEGAIWSNYVIDSIRKDRSIGENVAVESMNTLLIDDEESMRVKKDDVLSKYTELPKAIVLLGSSAWCLFEQELNGIWKDVPMILCVENDYVAPVEAFLKKHEVIQEEKIPLLKVLGEANVSIIKCPVYIRETIEEMRLLLPDLEKIVLMSDHRYVSAQVRCQMRKVCEQYFPDLEVAYFTEGEYSLDQVLDSIESFDIQKVGLLYYSWFQRKNLAGNKYLTSNNHKTICSFDNHPIFTLEDVGMADGEMAGGYFYRGKDFAHTVMRTLRDVLNGKDPKTIPVQIAGKPECYLSYPILQKAGIPESLYPDDANYLFAPESFWEKTRYMWIVIVVLLFITYIMWARVRLLKKEKMMRGREMILLQKYKTLFNNMPLAYMKHRLLYNAKGDIVDYRIEEVNPMFEEYFVEASRVVGKKGSELKDDNKSGEFAVLYKKMLEEQKSFTIEYFYKRTGKFFEVINIASMEKDMVDIFCVDVTDLRKTKSMLESVNYKLSMALDVSNIVPWRWDLERHTVLCDVNRPIELKHCVDDGNSLAVPEEQYFSKIHKDDRERVKAAYSALISGNVSKIREEYRVLDKSEHHYSYEWVEAQATVDQRDKNGHPLSLVGSSVVITTRKQMELALREAKEHAEESNRLKSAFLANMSHEIRTPLNAIVGFSNILASAEAEEEKREYINIIENNNTLLLQLISDILDLSKIESGSMEFAYSEFDLNALMRGLEQTSCLRLTSAAVEIKFDEYLPDCCIRSEKNRLTQVITNLINNAIKFTKEGTIRFGYHLLEKDSLYFYVSDTGCGIDADKKDAVFERFVKLDNFVQGTGLGLSICKTIVERMGGKIGVESEVGQGTTFWFTIPYVAVKLHYQEIKEEKIVQHTVEKNKLKILVAEDNPSNYMLFESILKKDYQLIHAWNGREAVELFKEHDPHLVLMDINMPELNGFQAVQEIRKISGTVPVIAVTAYAYASDEEKIMASGFDGYTAKPINANLLRSKIIALLEKHLILL; this is encoded by the coding sequence ATGCGTTTTAAAAGAATATTTCAAATCGGTGTATGGGCATTTTGTTTGCTGGTGGCTTTTTCTGTTCATGGGAGTGTTCGGGATAAAGGATATATTTTAGTCATTAATTCTTACACGGAGGGGGCGATATGGTCGAACTATGTGATTGATAGTATCCGGAAGGATCGATCAATCGGGGAGAATGTCGCGGTGGAATCCATGAATACACTCTTGATTGATGACGAAGAGAGTATGCGTGTCAAGAAAGATGATGTCTTGTCGAAGTACACGGAACTGCCTAAAGCGATTGTCTTACTTGGAAGTAGTGCTTGGTGTCTGTTCGAGCAAGAGTTGAACGGGATCTGGAAAGATGTACCTATGATTCTTTGCGTGGAGAATGATTACGTTGCCCCCGTGGAGGCATTTCTAAAAAAGCATGAAGTTATTCAGGAAGAAAAGATTCCTTTATTAAAAGTTCTGGGAGAGGCTAACGTCTCGATTATCAAGTGTCCGGTTTACATCCGGGAAACGATAGAAGAAATGCGTTTGTTGTTGCCCGATCTGGAGAAGATCGTGTTAATGTCTGACCATCGTTACGTGAGTGCCCAAGTGAGATGCCAGATGCGTAAAGTGTGTGAGCAGTATTTCCCTGATCTTGAGGTGGCCTATTTTACGGAGGGGGAATACTCTTTGGATCAGGTACTCGATTCTATCGAATCGTTTGATATTCAAAAGGTAGGATTGCTTTATTATTCTTGGTTCCAGCGGAAGAATTTGGCGGGTAATAAATATTTAACCTCGAATAATCACAAGACGATCTGTTCTTTTGACAATCATCCGATTTTTACTTTAGAGGATGTCGGGATGGCTGACGGGGAGATGGCCGGGGGATATTTTTATCGAGGAAAAGATTTTGCCCATACTGTTATGCGTACTTTGCGGGATGTGTTGAACGGGAAGGACCCTAAAACAATCCCCGTGCAGATCGCCGGGAAACCGGAATGTTATTTGTCCTACCCGATCCTTCAAAAAGCGGGAATTCCGGAGTCATTATATCCCGATGATGCGAATTATTTGTTTGCTCCGGAAAGTTTCTGGGAGAAAACCCGTTATATGTGGATCGTGATTGTTGTTTTGTTGTTCATTACTTATATCATGTGGGCTCGGGTACGACTTTTAAAAAAGGAAAAAATGATGCGGGGGAGGGAGATGATATTACTTCAGAAGTACAAGACTCTTTTTAATAATATGCCTCTTGCCTACATGAAACATCGATTGCTTTACAATGCGAAAGGGGATATCGTGGATTACCGGATTGAAGAAGTGAACCCGATGTTCGAAGAATATTTTGTAGAAGCGTCCCGTGTCGTCGGGAAGAAAGGGAGCGAGTTGAAAGATGATAATAAAAGCGGAGAATTTGCCGTGTTATATAAAAAGATGCTTGAGGAACAGAAATCTTTCACGATCGAATATTTTTATAAACGGACGGGGAAATTCTTTGAGGTAATCAATATCGCTTCCATGGAAAAAGATATGGTGGATATTTTTTGTGTGGACGTGACAGATTTACGGAAAACAAAATCCATGTTAGAGTCTGTGAATTATAAATTGTCTATGGCTCTTGATGTTTCTAATATTGTGCCTTGGCGTTGGGATTTGGAAAGACATACCGTCTTGTGTGATGTGAATCGTCCGATAGAACTGAAACATTGTGTTGATGACGGGAATTCTTTGGCGGTTCCTGAAGAGCAATATTTTTCAAAGATACACAAAGATGACCGGGAGCGAGTAAAGGCGGCTTATTCGGCTTTAATATCCGGTAACGTGTCCAAGATCAGGGAGGAATACCGGGTGTTGGATAAGAGCGAACATCATTATTCTTACGAATGGGTGGAGGCTCAGGCTACCGTGGATCAACGGGATAAAAACGGGCATCCCTTGTCATTAGTGGGTTCTTCGGTGGTTATCACGACCCGGAAGCAAATGGAACTGGCGTTGCGTGAGGCGAAAGAGCATGCAGAAGAATCTAACCGGTTGAAATCGGCCTTTCTTGCCAATATGAGCCATGAAATTCGTACGCCGTTGAATGCTATCGTCGGATTCTCCAATATCTTGGCATCAGCGGAAGCGGAGGAGGAGAAACGAGAGTATATTAATATTATCGAGAACAATAACACGTTACTTTTGCAATTAATTAGTGATATTCTTGATCTTTCCAAGATTGAGTCCGGTTCGATGGAGTTTGCTTATTCGGAATTTGACTTAAATGCCTTGATGCGAGGATTGGAACAAACCTCTTGTTTACGACTGACTTCTGCCGCGGTGGAAATTAAATTTGATGAGTATCTTCCGGATTGTTGCATTCGTTCGGAGAAAAATCGATTAACACAAGTGATTACCAATCTGATCAATAACGCGATAAAATTCACGAAAGAGGGAACGATTCGTTTCGGTTATCATCTTTTGGAGAAAGATTCTCTTTATTTTTATGTGTCCGACACGGGATGCGGTATTGATGCGGATAAAAAAGATGCCGTGTTTGAACGATTCGTGAAGTTGGACAATTTTGTACAGGGAACGGGGCTTGGCTTGTCAATCTGCAAAACTATCGTGGAACGGATGGGAGGTAAAATCGGGGTGGAATCGGAAGTCGGGCAAGGAACAACTTTTTGGTTTACGATTCCTTACGTGGCTGTAAAATTGCATTATCAGGAAATAAAGGAAGAGAAAATCGTTCAGCACACAGTCGAAAAAAATAAACTCAAAATACTGGTTGCCGAAGATAATCCGAGTAATTACATGCTTTTCGAATCCATCTTGAAAAAGGATTATCAATTGATACACGCGTGGAATGGCCGGGAGGCCGTTGAATTGTTTAAAGAACACGATCCGCATTTGGTTTTAATGGATATAAATATGCCGGAGTTGAATGGTTTTCAAGCCGTGCAGGAAATTCGCAAGATTTCCGGGACGGTTCCCGTGATTGCGGTTACAGCCTATGCTTATGCCTCTGATGAAGAGAAAATCATGGCCAGCGGGTTTGACGGCTACACGGCCAAACCGATTAATGCAAATTTATTAAGGAGTAAAATTATCGCTTTGTTGGAGAAACATCTTATTTTGCTCTAG
- a CDS encoding endonuclease, translated as MFLKACIEVFLLCVSCVSYAQTGVRERVVFYNTENLFDTRNDTLTADDDFTPRGKQHWNRERYTRKLLNISKVLSSLGAGNFPLLIGLSEVENRGVVSDLVNKTVLADGNYGIVHADSPDARGIDVALLYRKDSFRLLHNAFFPVRLKSGETTRDILYCEGISAPNDTLHVFVCHFPSMRGGEAKSEWKRVKAASVVRQKVDSIQDLHPRAMILILGDLNGRANTPAQKMLKTQDPESGTIKSENFYNTGYYLLGKNYGSYRYKGEWQTLDHIIVSGNLLNGKADLQVSRRMGIYDADFLLEEERGTFGVRPKPTYRGPHYIGGYSDHLPVFIDLKK; from the coding sequence ATGTTTCTAAAGGCCTGTATCGAGGTATTTTTATTGTGTGTCTCCTGTGTTTCATATGCCCAGACGGGGGTGCGGGAACGAGTCGTGTTCTATAATACGGAAAATCTGTTTGATACCCGAAACGACACGCTGACGGCAGATGACGATTTTACTCCCCGGGGAAAACAACATTGGAACCGGGAACGTTATACCCGGAAGTTACTCAATATCTCGAAAGTGTTAAGCAGTCTTGGTGCGGGAAACTTTCCGCTACTCATCGGCTTGAGCGAGGTGGAGAATCGGGGTGTTGTTTCCGACTTGGTAAACAAAACGGTGTTGGCGGATGGTAATTATGGGATTGTACATGCCGACTCCCCGGATGCAAGGGGAATTGATGTTGCCTTACTCTACCGGAAAGATTCATTCCGGCTATTGCATAACGCTTTCTTTCCTGTCCGTTTAAAAAGCGGGGAGACTACCCGGGATATACTTTATTGTGAGGGTATATCGGCCCCAAACGATACTCTTCATGTTTTTGTTTGTCATTTCCCTTCCATGCGGGGTGGGGAGGCGAAAAGTGAATGGAAACGGGTAAAAGCGGCATCTGTCGTGAGGCAGAAGGTGGATTCTATACAGGATCTTCATCCCCGGGCCATGATTTTAATTTTGGGAGATTTAAACGGGCGTGCGAATACACCCGCGCAAAAGATGTTGAAAACTCAAGATCCGGAATCCGGGACAATTAAATCTGAAAACTTTTACAACACCGGGTATTACTTGCTGGGAAAAAACTATGGTAGTTATCGTTACAAGGGAGAGTGGCAGACGCTGGATCACATCATTGTTTCAGGGAACTTGTTGAATGGGAAAGCTGATTTGCAGGTATCCCGAAGAATGGGTATCTATGATGCGGATTTTCTACTTGAAGAAGAGCGAGGGACTTTCGGCGTTCGTCCGAAACCGACCTATCGGGGGCCTCACTACATTGGAGGATACAGCGATCATCTTCCGGTCTTTATCGATTTAAAGAAATAA
- a CDS encoding magnesium transporter CorA family protein → MRTFLMGKVGFVEKKVWEPNCWINVVSPTQDDLRYLIDEMGIPEAFIDDVEDVDERSRLEVEDGWTLMILRIPFKSVDTSIPFITVPLGIIVKEDMFVTVCYYETEMIPDFINYVIRKNLEIANNWDLVFRLFLSASVWYLKYLKQINAQMHMAEVELERSIRNEELQRLLKIEKSLVFFITSLRGNDNLLIKMKTLKVQRQFFDEDLVEDVEIELRQAQDSARIYSDILSGTMDAYASVISNNLNIVMKRMTSISIILMLPTLIASLYGMNVPNSLEENPYGFLIVIVISILFSVFGFIVFKWRHWF, encoded by the coding sequence ATGAGAACTTTCCTAATGGGTAAAGTAGGGTTCGTGGAAAAAAAAGTATGGGAACCCAATTGCTGGATTAATGTTGTTTCACCCACTCAGGACGATCTTCGCTACCTGATCGACGAAATGGGAATTCCGGAGGCTTTTATTGATGACGTTGAAGACGTGGACGAGCGTTCCCGTTTGGAAGTAGAGGATGGATGGACGCTGATGATCCTGCGTATTCCTTTTAAGTCGGTAGATACAAGTATTCCTTTCATCACGGTGCCTTTGGGGATTATCGTGAAGGAGGATATGTTTGTAACCGTGTGCTATTACGAGACAGAAATGATTCCCGATTTCATCAATTACGTGATTCGTAAAAACTTGGAGATTGCCAATAACTGGGATCTTGTTTTCCGTTTGTTTCTTTCTGCCTCCGTGTGGTATTTGAAATACTTGAAACAAATCAACGCCCAGATGCATATGGCAGAGGTCGAATTGGAACGTTCCATCCGGAATGAAGAATTACAACGGTTGCTAAAAATCGAGAAATCGTTGGTATTCTTTATTACTTCTTTGCGTGGGAATGATAACTTGTTGATCAAAATGAAGACTTTGAAAGTGCAGCGGCAATTTTTCGACGAGGATTTGGTGGAGGACGTGGAGATCGAATTGCGGCAGGCTCAGGATTCGGCCCGTATTTATAGCGATATTTTAAGCGGTACAATGGATGCCTATGCTTCGGTGATTTCCAATAACTTGAATATCGTGATGAAACGGATGACGTCCATCTCGATTATATTAATGTTACCGACCTTGATTGCCAGTTTGTACGGGATGAATGTCCCGAACTCTTTGGAGGAAAATCCATACGGATTTTTGATCGTGATTGTTATCTCGATACTCTTTTCCGTCTTCGGTTTCATCGTGTTTAAATGGCGCCATTGGTTTTAA
- a CDS encoding efflux RND transporter periplasmic adaptor subunit: MNKGLKRVLQIGIPVVIVGAIVIPRLDFSSDKETSTPTTAVKAASRGALPVSGIVASMSTSGNGIPVTGLLVANEEVELVSETAGKVVKIAFEEGTLVKKGTLLVKVDDSDLQAQLARAEFQKELLAAKLERQRILLKRESISVEEFQQLETEYNMNLADIELLKVKIARTEIRAPFDGRMGFRFVSEGSYLQPSTKVSTIVDNSYLKIEFSIPEKYIDLPLVGRKLTFQPSGMEHQIEAEVYAVDPQADVATHTINLRARYRNTKNLVAGMFVKGELMTAENLKYILVPTEAVVPEMDGKRLWVVKNKKATSVPVQTDSRDSQFVEVTSGIQVGDTVLTGGLMQLREGMIVNVKLNKN; this comes from the coding sequence ATGAACAAAGGTTTAAAGAGAGTTTTACAAATTGGAATTCCGGTCGTGATCGTGGGAGCGATCGTGATCCCTCGTTTGGATTTTTCTTCGGATAAAGAGACGTCAACCCCGACAACAGCTGTCAAGGCGGCTAGCCGGGGAGCTTTACCGGTATCGGGGATCGTGGCATCTATGTCAACTTCCGGTAATGGAATTCCCGTAACGGGATTATTGGTTGCAAATGAAGAAGTCGAACTGGTTTCGGAAACAGCCGGTAAAGTTGTGAAGATCGCTTTTGAAGAAGGAACGTTGGTGAAGAAAGGAACCTTGTTGGTGAAAGTGGATGATTCGGATTTGCAGGCTCAACTCGCTCGTGCCGAATTCCAAAAAGAATTATTGGCTGCCAAATTGGAAAGACAGCGGATACTATTAAAACGGGAATCCATCAGCGTGGAAGAATTTCAACAGTTGGAGACCGAGTACAATATGAATCTGGCTGATATTGAATTATTAAAGGTTAAAATTGCTCGAACTGAAATCCGGGCTCCCTTTGACGGTCGAATGGGATTCCGTTTCGTGAGTGAGGGGAGTTACTTGCAACCGAGTACCAAGGTGTCCACGATTGTTGATAACTCTTATCTGAAAATTGAATTTTCTATTCCTGAAAAATATATTGATCTGCCTTTAGTGGGTAGAAAACTTACTTTCCAGCCTAGTGGTATGGAACATCAGATCGAGGCGGAAGTGTATGCTGTTGATCCACAGGCAGACGTGGCAACTCATACCATAAATCTGCGGGCTCGTTACCGGAATACTAAAAATCTTGTAGCCGGAATGTTCGTGAAAGGGGAATTGATGACGGCTGAGAATTTGAAATATATACTTGTTCCGACAGAGGCCGTCGTGCCGGAGATGGACGGGAAACGTTTGTGGGTAGTGAAAAATAAAAAGGCTACCAGCGTACCCGTGCAAACAGACAGTCGGGATTCCCAATTCGTGGAAGTAACTTCCGGAATACAGGTGGGTGACACCGTGTTAACGGGAGGCTTGATGCAATTGCGTGAGGGAATGATTGTGAATGTCAAGTTGAATAAAAATTAA
- a CDS encoding TolC family protein, with product MKKQNLRYMKWIGKMIVLLFIFNFQFSIFDCSAQRVSLDECLEKALESNFSIKIIRNEARMDKNNLNYSTFLPTLEGTAKQTQTRNDTKTENSAGEVNKMSDVKTDNYTAGVALNWRIFDGLEMFTTHEKQKELLAMGELAVQQAVENLILNVSAAYYNVLVQHHKLMAARHSLELSNERYDEARVRYKIGNRSGLEAQQAKIDLNTDSSTYVRQKEALKSAYITLNKLMNTDLQMVNYVQDTILLGPQLVLGTLEQKTLAGNTTLLIAKKDQKISALDLKNARAVLFPTLDFNSGYNYNKTDTPSSSTTLNRSNGFYWGFSLNVPIFSRLQNRTKIKNAKLELENTELSYQEAEKETLGDLALMYNSYENNLLMVNFEIESASVAEANLDAALEKYKIGSLSGIEFREFQRSYIDAVDRKLSAIYQAKVSELSLLLLSGDIRGSFVSE from the coding sequence ATGAAAAAACAGAATTTACGATATATGAAATGGATAGGGAAAATGATCGTTTTATTGTTCATTTTCAATTTTCAATTCTCAATTTTCGATTGTTCCGCGCAGCGTGTGAGTCTGGATGAATGTCTGGAAAAAGCCTTGGAATCAAATTTTTCCATTAAAATCATCCGGAACGAGGCTCGGATGGATAAGAATAATTTGAATTACTCGACTTTCCTACCGACGTTGGAAGGAACCGCGAAACAGACACAGACCCGCAATGACACGAAGACCGAGAATAGCGCGGGTGAAGTGAATAAAATGTCGGATGTAAAAACGGATAACTACACCGCGGGAGTTGCTCTAAACTGGCGGATATTTGACGGATTAGAGATGTTCACCACCCATGAAAAACAGAAAGAGCTGCTGGCAATGGGTGAGCTTGCCGTGCAGCAAGCCGTGGAGAACTTGATCTTGAACGTGAGTGCAGCCTATTATAACGTGCTGGTACAACACCATAAATTGATGGCGGCCCGTCATTCACTGGAACTCTCGAATGAACGTTACGACGAGGCCAGAGTACGTTACAAGATCGGGAATAGATCCGGGCTAGAAGCTCAACAGGCAAAAATAGATTTGAACACGGACAGCTCGACTTACGTTCGGCAAAAGGAGGCTTTAAAAAGTGCCTATATCACGTTGAACAAATTGATGAATACGGATTTGCAAATGGTGAATTACGTGCAAGACACGATCTTGCTGGGGCCGCAACTGGTATTGGGTACCTTGGAACAAAAAACTCTGGCAGGAAACACCACCTTGTTGATCGCTAAAAAAGATCAGAAAATTTCCGCGTTGGATTTAAAAAATGCCCGTGCCGTGTTGTTCCCGACGCTGGATTTCAACTCCGGGTACAACTATAACAAGACAGATACACCTTCTTCCAGTACCACGTTGAACCGGTCAAACGGTTTTTACTGGGGATTTTCGTTAAATGTCCCTATATTTAGTCGTTTACAAAACCGGACGAAGATCAAGAATGCCAAACTGGAATTGGAAAATACCGAACTTTCCTATCAGGAGGCGGAAAAAGAAACGCTGGGAGATTTGGCGTTGATGTATAATTCCTATGAAAACAACCTGCTGATGGTAAATTTCGAGATTGAAAGCGCTAGTGTGGCCGAGGCTAACTTGGATGCGGCTTTAGAAAAATACAAGATCGGGTCGCTTTCCGGAATCGAATTCAGGGAATTTCAACGTAGTTACATTGATGCCGTTGATCGGAAGTTATCCGCTATCTATCAGGCAAAAGTTTCCGAATTATCGTTACTGCTTCTTAGCGGGGATATTCGAGGCTCGTTCGTGTCGGAGTAA